From the Paenibacillus tianjinensis genome, the window AGAGCTGGAATCAAAGGGAAAAGTCCCGTTGATTCTGCCACGTACGGGCTAAGAGCTGGAATCAAAGGGAAAAGTCCCGTTGATTCTGCCACGTACGGGCTAAGAGCTGGAATCAAAGGGAAAAGTCCCGTTGATTCTGCCACGTACGGGCTAAGAGCTGGAATCAAAGGGAAAAGTCCCTCTGATTCCGCCACGTACAGGCTAAGAGCTGGAATCAAAGGGAAAAGTCCCCCTGATTCCGCCACGTACAGGCTAAAAGCTAGAAGCAAAGGTGAAATCCCTCTAGTTCTGTCCCGCACCGGCCACATGCAGTCCCGCTTTGGCCGGTTACTTTAGTTACTAAACGTTTTCTTTAGTTACGTATACTTTCAGGAAGAGGGGCTTTGCCGCTATGATAATTGTGAAAATATGCACAAGGGGGCAGGGTTTACAGATGAAAAAGAAAACAGCAGCCGCTCTTCTTCTCGTTCTCTCCGTTATACTTATTATCGCGGGATGCGGTAACAACAGCAGCAATAGCGCAAGTGAGAGCAAGAGCAAGAACAGCACGGCAACCGCAACTAACGCGCCAAAAGAAACAGAAGCTGTTTCGGGGGCATCCGAAGCAAGCTATACACCGCTCGATCAATTGAAAGATAACTATGACATTATCATTATCGGTGCCGGCGGGGCAGGCATGTCTGCAGCGCTTGAAGCGAAGGCAAAGGGCATGAATCCGGTTATTTTTGAAAAAATGCCGGTTGCCGGCGGAAATACAACGAAATCCTCTTCGGGAATGAACGCTTCCGAAACCAAATTCCAGAAAGAGCAGGGGATTGAGGACAGCAATGATCTTTTCTATAATGAGACGCTAAAAGGCGGTCACGATACCAACGACAAAGAAATGCTCCGTTTCTTCGTTGATCAGTCCGCGAGTGCGATTGACTGGCTGGATTCGATCGGAATCCGTTTGAACAATATTACGATTACCGGCGGTATGAACGAAAAACGTACACACCGTCCTGAGGACGGGTCTGCTGTAGGCCAATACCTGGTTAAAGGTCTGGTGCAAAATGTTCAGGACCAAGGCATTCCGCTGTTTGTAAATGCCGATGTGAAAGAAATTACTCAGCAGGACGGTAAAGTAAACGGCGTTAAGGTCCTGTTTAACCAGGCTGACGAGAAAACGATCACTGCAGCAGCAGTTGTTGTGACCACCGGCGGTTTCGGTGCCAATACGGATATGATCACTGAAGTCAGACCCGATCTCAAAGGATACGTGACTACCAACCAGATTGGCAGCACGGGTGACGGCATTAAGATGATTGAGAAGGTTGGCGGTACGACGGTGGATATGGATCAAATCCAGGTTCATCCGACCGTGCAGCAGGAGAAATCCTATCTCATCGGGGAAGCGGTTCGCGGCGAAGGGGCTATTCTTGTTTCGAGTGAAGGCAAACGGTTCACAAATGAACTGGACACCCGTGATAAAGTCACTGCGGCAATCAATACACTAGCTGAAAAGTCTGCTTATCTTGTATTTGATTCCGGTGTTAAATCCCGTGTGAAAGCCATCGGGCAATATGAGAAAATGGGATTTGTGATCCATGGGGATACACCTCAAGCTTTAGCTGAGGCCATGAAGGTTCCGGCAGACCAGCTGCAAACTACAGTGGACACTTGGAACAGCGCTGTGAAAAATAAACAGGATGCCGAATTCGGCAGAACAACAGGCATGGACAATGACCTGTCCGCAGGTCCTTACTATGCCATCAAAATTGGCCCGGGAGTTCACTACACTATGGGCGGTGTAAAGATCAACACCAATACCGAAGTTCTGGATAAAGACGGTAATCCGATTACCGGCCTGTTTGCAGCAGGTGAAGTAACGGGCGGGCTGCATGGCCAGAACCGGATCGGAGGCAACTCTGTTGCCGAGATTATTATCTTTGGCCGTCAGGCAGGAATTAAATCCGCTGAATTCGTAAAAGCACAATAAGATCCGACTTCTGCAGCGTGCTAACCGGCAAAATGGCAAACACCAGCCGCCAGGGCTCAAAGGAGCCCGGGCAGCTGGTGTTTTTTTAGGTCTGAACTGCAGGAGCAGGGGACGGCTTGGCGGTCCGTGTCAGCGAGAACAGCTCAAGCTCGGGCCGGTATTTGCCGGCAAGAGTATCGGCGAGCAGTTCAGAGGCAATCATGCTATAGACCGTTCCGTTACCGCCATAGCCTTCAATGAAATAACAATGGGGGAACTCCGGATGCGGCCCCACATACGGCAGCCCGTCGCGGGTGGAGCCGAAAACTCCCCCCCAGCAGTATTCCACTTCTACTCCCCTGATTTCCGGGAACAGCGCTTCAAGCTCTTCCAGCAGCCGCCGGCTCTGTGAAATAACTCGTACCTCCCGCCGTTCCGGAGTCGTCAGCTGCTCATCTTTGCCTCCGGCAATAATGCATCCGTCCGGGGTTGTGCGGAAATACAGGTAAGGCCGGGCCGTTTCCCAGATCAGACTTTGTTCATGCCACTTGGGAAGCTTTTTTAGGGGCCGGGTCTTCATAGCATACGTGTTGATCAGCTTGGCCCCCCGGTCTTTTTTCATTTCCTGTGTCTCATACCCCATCGCAAAAATCACATGTTTAGCAAAGATCCGCCCTTGGTCAGTGTAACAGGTAACTCCTTCCGCGCTGAACTCATAATGCCGGGCTTTAGTGTGCTCAAATATGTTAACTCCGCGGGAATGTGCCTTGCTGATCAGGCTGTGGACAGTACGGAAAGGGTTGGTTTCCGCATCACCACTGGAATACAAAGCCGCAGGCTTGGAAAAAGCGTAATGGGCACGCACCTTGTCCTCATCCCAGAATTCTGCGTCAAAGCCGTGTGCCGTCAGGGTTTCGTATTCCTGCAGAAGTAGAGGAACATCCTCGGGAGTGCTCGCATACAGCAGGGAGCTGCGGGGAATAATCAGCGGATCGATGTCCAGCTGGTCCGGCAGCTCCAGAATCTTGCCTAAGGCCCTCTTGCACAGCTTATAGAACAGTACCCCTTGTTCTTCACCGAACGTGTTGATGCAAGAGGTCAGCGACTTGTCATTGGCGATTTGCAGAAGGCCGGTGTTAGCGTGGGAGCTGCCGTTGCCGGTAGCCCTTTTATCAATCAGGACAATATCTGCCCCGCTGAGGGATAGACGGTAAGCGGTCATAGCTCCGCCCATACCTGCGCCGACGATCAGACAATCGCAGGTGATATCTCCTTCCAGTGAAGGATAAGCCGGCGGATTAGGTAATGTCGATTCCCAGGGCAGCTGCCCGCTGATCAGGTTCATCTGTTGATCTCTCCTTAATGAGATTCCGGTAGGGTAGTATTGGCGGAGATGCCTGTTCTAATACAACGGCCTTCCTCCAGTTCATAATGAGGCCGGGCTGTTCCAAAAAGCACATAAAGCATAGGCTGCCGCGGCATAATAAGAACTGCTTGTACAACTAGAAGGAGGGAATTCAGAACATGCAATCAACCCAAATGCAGGCACTCAGCGGTAAAGAGCTGGAATACATCTCAGACTCCATTTCCAACGAGGATTTGCTCATTAAGCAGCTGGCTGCTACCGCAGGTACGACCCAGAACTCTACGGTTCACCAGATTTGCGTTCAGCAAATCCAAAGCCACTCTCATCACATGAGCACGCTCATTCAGCTGCTGCAGCAGCACCAGCAATATGCGCCGACACAGCCTCAATAATCAGCTTTGCATGCAATCCAGTCCAAACAAAAATAGGAGGTAATGCTAGTGTACGCACAAAACGGATCGGCATTTATGGCAGATGAGGACCTGCTGACTATGATTCTGGATGACCTGAAACGGACAGTACGCGAGTATACGACAGCGGCTACCGAATCCAATTGTCAAACCGTGCGCCGGGTCTTCAATGACTTGACCATGGATACACTGCGTATTCAGGGGGATCTGTTCAACCAGATGTCTCAGATGGGATTCTATCAAACACCAGACAAAGCCCTTCGCCAAGCTGTGGACAAGCAGATTCAAAGCGCCCAGCAAACGCAAGCAAAATGCCAGCAGTTCGTACAGCAGAAGACAGGCGGGGCCGGAAATTATACTCAGGCGGCAAATGTACCGCTGCACCAGGCAAATGTGCATAGCCAAAACTCTTACTATATGTAACCCTTCTCCCCTTGAGGTGAAGCACCGCAAGGCAATGCTTCGTCTGTAAAAAGATAGGGGTAATCCGTCCGGCGAAATTTTTCTAAGGACGGTGTTTAAGGTTATTGATGTGATGACCCCGCCCCGGCGGGGTTATTTTGTTTGCAGAGCGGACCGTTTCATGTCATATTAGTATTAAACTCTTTTCGCTATTGCCGCGCTGATTCAGAAAGGCGGCTAACGCGAACTATCCGGGGGGAAGGCATGAAGGAAATGGACGAATTGAAGCGGAAAGTGCTGGAACTGCTCAAGGAGGACGCTCGAAGCTCTACGGCGCTGATGGCGACCCTGCTTGGAGCGGAAGAAGAAGATATTAAGACCGTTATCGCGCAAATGGAAAAGGACCACGTTATTGTGAAATATGCTACTGTTGTGAACTGGGATAAGGTGGACGACGAGCGGGTAACCGCGTTGATCGAAGTACAGATTACTCCGGAACGCGGCCGCGGCTTTGAGGGTATAGCCGAACGGATCTACCTGTATCCGCAGGTGAAATCGGTCTATTTAATGTCAGGGGCATATGATCTGCTGGTGGAAGTGGAAGGACGCAACCTCCGTGAGGTCGCTAATTTTGTCTCTGAGAAGCTCTCCCCGATTGATTCTGTACTCTCGACCAAAACCAACTTTACGCTCAAAAAATACAAACAGGACGGTATCATCTTTGAAGAGCATGAAGAGGACAATCGTCTGCTGATATCTCCGTAAAGGAAGTAATCATATGATCACGAATAACCAGAAGCAAACCGGAGAATCAGGTAAATCCATGAATTCGTATCTGGCACCGCTGGTTCAGCAGATCCAGCCGTCGGGTATACGCAAGTTTTTTGATCTGGCGGCAGGGAGTAAAGACATCATCTCACTGGGTGTCGGCGAACCGGATTTCAAGACGCCATGGCATGTCAGGGAAGCTTGTGTGTATTCGCTGGAAAGAGGCTTTACCGGCTATACCTCAAATGCGGGTATGCCGGAGCTGCGCGAAGGCATAGCGAATTATCTGCATTCACGGTTTGCAGTAGAGTATAATCCTGCGAACCAAATTATTGCGACGGTTGGCGGCAGTGAAGCGATCGATCTGGCGCTCCGCGCCTTAATCTCGCCTGGTGATGAAATTCTGATTCCCGAGCCTTGTTATATTTCTTATTCTCCGATTACTGCAATTGGCGGCGGGATACCGGTCGGGATTGAAACCTTTGGCGAGAATCACTTCAAATTGACGGCAGAAGCGCTTGAAGCGAAAATTACGCCGCGTTCCAAGATTCTGATACTCTGTTATCCAAGCAATCCGACAGGAGCGATTATGAGCCGGGAGGATTGGGAACCGATTGCCAAGGTTGTGGAGAAGCATGATCTTATCGTGATTTCAGATGAAATCTACGCCGAGCTGACCTATGGAAGCAACCATGTAAGCTTCCCTTCGCTTCCGGGCATGATGGACCGGACGATTCTGGTCAGCGGCTTCTCCAAGGCCTTTGCTATGACCGGATGGCGGATGGGATATGCCTGTGGCCATCCTGATCTGATCTCTGCCATGCTGAAGATCCACCAGTACACCGTCATGTGCGCCCCTTCCATGGGCCAGGTTGCCGCCTTGGAGGCTCTGACCAACGGCATGGAGGAAAAGGACCGGATGACCGATTCGTACAACCAGCGGCGCCGTCTGATTGTCAAAGGCCTGCGTGATGCCGGATTGGACTGTCATGAACCGCAGGGCGCGTTTTACGCTTTTCCGAGCATCCAGCGGACCGGACTTACCTCCGATCAATTTGCTCAGCGACTGCTGCTGGAGTATAAAGTTGCCGCTGTGCCGGGCAGCGTATTCGGCTTAGGAGGAGAAGGCTATCTGCGCTGTTCCTACGCAACCTCCGTATCGCAGCTGAATGAAGCCATCGAACGGATAGGTGCTTTTGTCTCACAGCTGGAACGGGAACGGACGGAATATGACGGTTAGGAGCAAGTAAATCGGGCTATAGCGGATATCTCTGCTTTATGGTATTATTTTACTTTAAGAACAAGAAACACCTGTATTTATTTACATGGAACTCTTATTCTGGTAACCAGGCGATTGCGCAAAATGGGAGACTCCTTATGCTCCTGGGCAATTAGCAATAATCCATTAGGAGGGATGACCAGTGCTCATCGGCGATTATTACTTGCCTTCCTACAGCGGGGATTGTTATCCGGGAAGCGGCCAACGCTCCTCGGACACTGATGCTGCTGCCCGCAAGCTTTCTCTGGAACATGAGATTCTGATCCTGCGCAGCAGGATGGAGCAGCTCTTCATGCAGGAGCAATCCTTCACTTCGCAGCATGTGATCGAAATCAGCTGTCTGCTGGATCTCAAAATCAATGAATATATGAAGGAATCATACCGCAGCCTCTAGCTGTGGATATCTTTTGACCAAGGGCCCCAGGGCCCTTTTTTTTGTGCTGATACATAGATCCGGATGGTGATGCATACCCTTGAGCCTCCTTTGGCGGGACTGATGAAGGTTTATTCCCCCTATTACCCATAGACCGTGAGTATACATAAGAAGTCCGGCATTCCCGCGCCCAGGCAGTTATTGACATGGCAGAAATGCCGGGCTTTATTTGCCTAATTTGCACCGTTGCGATTAAACTATACTTATATGATTTGAGTGTGAGGGGGAGGAAGAACACCATGGCGATTTATACGCGTACGGGAGATAAAGGAGAGACATCAGTGATCGGCGGCCGGGTAGGCAAGGACGATGTCCGCGTCGAGGCTTACGGCACGATCGATGAGCTCAACAGCTTTGTAGGGCAGGCCCGCAGCCTGATGGAGGATGACAGCTTCACCGATGTGCGTGAGCAGCTGCTGGAGATTCAGCATGAGCTGTTTGACTGCGGCTCGGATCTGGCTTTTGTGAAGCTAAGCGAGAATAAATTCAAGGTTAAAAGCGAAATGGCTGAGCGGCTGGAAGGCTGGATTGATCAGCTCCAGGCGGAGAATCCGGTGCTGGAACGGTTCATCCTGCCGGGCGGAAGCCAGTTATCTTCTGTGCTCCATGTTTGCCGTACAGTCTGCCGTCGTGCGGAACGGCGTGCGGTTACCCTTGGACGGAGTGCCGATATCAATCCGGAGGCGGTCATCTACCTGAACCGGCTGTCGGACTATTTCTTTGCGCTCGCACGGACGGCAAATACACGGCTGGGGATTGCTGACGTAGAATATGTGCGCAGTAAAAAGGTGTTCCGCAACTAACATGAGCAGCTACTATTCACCGATTACGTATATAGTGCCGCCGCAGGAAGACGGCTGGCTGCTTAAAACCATCCTGCAGAAACGGATGGATGTCTCCCGCAAGCTGCTGTCCCGGCTCAAGATGACGGAGCAGGGCATCATGCTGAACGGAGAACGCGTCTATATCAGTGTCAGAGTAAACAGCGGAGACCGGGTGGAGATCCGCATGGAGCAGGAAACATCGGAGGATATTCTGCCGCAGGATATCCCCTTTGATATTTTGTATGAGGATGAGCATTTGCTGGTGGTAAATAAAGCCGCAGGCATCATTGTGCATCCGACGCATGGACATTACACGGATACGCTGGCGAACGGAGTAGTGCATTACTGGGCGGCAAAAGGGGAGCGGTACCGTTTTCGTCCGGTTCACCGCCTGGATCAGGAG encodes:
- a CDS encoding flavocytochrome c → MKKKTAAALLLVLSVILIIAGCGNNSSNSASESKSKNSTATATNAPKETEAVSGASEASYTPLDQLKDNYDIIIIGAGGAGMSAALEAKAKGMNPVIFEKMPVAGGNTTKSSSGMNASETKFQKEQGIEDSNDLFYNETLKGGHDTNDKEMLRFFVDQSASAIDWLDSIGIRLNNITITGGMNEKRTHRPEDGSAVGQYLVKGLVQNVQDQGIPLFVNADVKEITQQDGKVNGVKVLFNQADEKTITAAAVVVTTGGFGANTDMITEVRPDLKGYVTTNQIGSTGDGIKMIEKVGGTTVDMDQIQVHPTVQQEKSYLIGEAVRGEGAILVSSEGKRFTNELDTRDKVTAAINTLAEKSAYLVFDSGVKSRVKAIGQYEKMGFVIHGDTPQALAEAMKVPADQLQTTVDTWNSAVKNKQDAEFGRTTGMDNDLSAGPYYAIKIGPGVHYTMGGVKINTNTEVLDKDGNPITGLFAAGEVTGGLHGQNRIGGNSVAEIIIFGRQAGIKSAEFVKAQ
- a CDS encoding NAD(P)/FAD-dependent oxidoreductase, producing the protein MNLISGQLPWESTLPNPPAYPSLEGDITCDCLIVGAGMGGAMTAYRLSLSGADIVLIDKRATGNGSSHANTGLLQIANDKSLTSCINTFGEEQGVLFYKLCKRALGKILELPDQLDIDPLIIPRSSLLYASTPEDVPLLLQEYETLTAHGFDAEFWDEDKVRAHYAFSKPAALYSSGDAETNPFRTVHSLISKAHSRGVNIFEHTKARHYEFSAEGVTCYTDQGRIFAKHVIFAMGYETQEMKKDRGAKLINTYAMKTRPLKKLPKWHEQSLIWETARPYLYFRTTPDGCIIAGGKDEQLTTPERREVRVISQSRRLLEELEALFPEIRGVEVEYCWGGVFGSTRDGLPYVGPHPEFPHCYFIEGYGGNGTVYSMIASELLADTLAGKYRPELELFSLTRTAKPSPAPAVQT
- a CDS encoding aminotransferase class I/II-fold pyridoxal phosphate-dependent enzyme, encoding MITNNQKQTGESGKSMNSYLAPLVQQIQPSGIRKFFDLAAGSKDIISLGVGEPDFKTPWHVREACVYSLERGFTGYTSNAGMPELREGIANYLHSRFAVEYNPANQIIATVGGSEAIDLALRALISPGDEILIPEPCYISYSPITAIGGGIPVGIETFGENHFKLTAEALEAKITPRSKILILCYPSNPTGAIMSREDWEPIAKVVEKHDLIVISDEIYAELTYGSNHVSFPSLPGMMDRTILVSGFSKAFAMTGWRMGYACGHPDLISAMLKIHQYTVMCAPSMGQVAALEALTNGMEEKDRMTDSYNQRRRLIVKGLRDAGLDCHEPQGAFYAFPSIQRTGLTSDQFAQRLLLEYKVAAVPGSVFGLGGEGYLRCSYATSVSQLNEAIERIGAFVSQLERERTEYDG
- a CDS encoding spore coat protein, translating into MYAQNGSAFMADEDLLTMILDDLKRTVREYTTAATESNCQTVRRVFNDLTMDTLRIQGDLFNQMSQMGFYQTPDKALRQAVDKQIQSAQQTQAKCQQFVQQKTGGAGNYTQAANVPLHQANVHSQNSYYM
- a CDS encoding Lrp/AsnC family transcriptional regulator → MKEMDELKRKVLELLKEDARSSTALMATLLGAEEEDIKTVIAQMEKDHVIVKYATVVNWDKVDDERVTALIEVQITPERGRGFEGIAERIYLYPQVKSVYLMSGAYDLLVEVEGRNLREVANFVSEKLSPIDSVLSTKTNFTLKKYKQDGIIFEEHEEDNRLLISP
- a CDS encoding aspartyl-phosphate phosphatase Spo0E family protein, yielding MLIGDYYLPSYSGDCYPGSGQRSSDTDAAARKLSLEHEILILRSRMEQLFMQEQSFTSQHVIEISCLLDLKINEYMKESYRSL
- a CDS encoding cob(I)yrinic acid a,c-diamide adenosyltransferase, whose amino-acid sequence is MAIYTRTGDKGETSVIGGRVGKDDVRVEAYGTIDELNSFVGQARSLMEDDSFTDVREQLLEIQHELFDCGSDLAFVKLSENKFKVKSEMAERLEGWIDQLQAENPVLERFILPGGSQLSSVLHVCRTVCRRAERRAVTLGRSADINPEAVIYLNRLSDYFFALARTANTRLGIADVEYVRSKKVFRN